One uncultured Carboxylicivirga sp. genomic window, CCATCAACAACCAACGGATAAATAATTTCGTTACCACGTCCTACACGCTTATCGTTATCAGCATTAAACAAAGAGCTGTAATCGGATGCAAGGGAATATCCTTCATCCATAACTTTCTGGGTATAAATCATACAGGAATCATGCTTAGCACCTGCTTCATACACTTCGGCATTTAAATACAAACGTGCAAGCAACATCCATGCAGCAGCTCTGGGAGCTCTGCCATAATCACAATTATCAACATCGTTCATTTTCTCACTGCAGTCCTTCAACTCTGTTGTGAGGAAATTAAACAGATCGGCAGATTCAATTCGTTCAGGCAGTGAGGAACTACCTATGTGTGATTCATTAGCAAAAGCAACATCATGAAATAAATCCATTGCATGATAATAAGCCAATGCTCTCAGAAAACGTGCTTCTTCGCGATATACTTTTATTTCAGTTTGTTCAGTATCAGTAAAACCTGATATCTTTTCATCCGTAGCATTCTTTAAAAATTCATTACAAAGTGAAATGGTGTAATAGCATCTGTAATACATATCTGCCACCCATGGATCATTAGCATCCCAGGTAAGATAGGTAAGATTACCAATATTATCACCTTCGATCCAGGTAGAACCAATTTCGTCAGTTCCCGCCTCCTGTACATTAAAATAGCAACGCATGTAATCATATCCATTATTACTACTCAGGTCAGCATCGCCGCCACCACGTTCCTGCCCCGCTGTAACATACGATGCATAACATTTGGCCAATGCAGACACGTAATTTTCGGGCTTGGAGAATACAGACTGAGAAGTCTCTCTTACGTGCGGATATTGATTTAAATCATCGGAACAAGCCGATAAAATAAAAATAACAAAAACCGTTGATATATATATTATCTTTTTCATTTTCGTTCTGTTTGTGTCAATATTCAAAATATTCATCTCAATTATTCATTAAAAATCAACTCCGATACTTAATGAGAAAATGCGAGGGCGAGGATAGAATGACACATCTACTCCATTTGATATTTCGGGATCAACACCTGAATAATTGGTAATTGTGAAAACATTCTGAACTAAAGCTGTAAGATTCAGATTAAATAAATCGTATACTCTTCCGAAATTATAGTTAAGTGAAAGATTATCCATTCTAAGGAATGATGCATTCTCGATATAATAATCCGACAGATACTGACGGCTCTGAAATCCGGTTTCAAGATAACTTTGATGCAGATTATTTAGTTGAAACGCATTGTACGACATGGTTCCGAATGCACCTGTATTCATCGACATTCCATTATACACATAGTTATTCAGGTAAGAACGAATACTTGTGTTTAAGCTCCAGTTTTTATAACGTACCGAAGTACTAAAGCCCATTATATAATCTGGCATAGGATTGTGATAATGATACAAATCATCCGAATTAATCTCGCCATCATCATTCAAATCAGCATATGCTCCTTCAATGGGTTTACCGGATTCATCATAAAGCTGATGATACACATAAAACATGTAAGGTGAGTATCCTTCGGTAAAAGTCTGAAAATAATAGCTATCAATTGTAGGACCAACAGGCGTATGATTTACTCCTGCTTCAGGATTTAAAGACAGATTTTTAATGGTTTGCTGTTGCCAGGTTGCATTAAAGCTTAAATTCCATGTCCAGTCCTGATTATCTATTGGGGTAGCATTGATCGTCAACTCCAAACCTTCACTATCCACATTACCCACATTGGTAAGTATTTGCTTATCAAAGTTAGTACCGGCCGGAGATGGCACTGTAGCCAATAAATCCTCTGTAACTCTGGTGTAATACTCAACAGAACCTGATAAACGATTATTGATAAATCCAAAATCGATACCGTAGTTAAACGATTTGGTTGTTTCCCATTTAAGGTTGGAAACATAGGCTTCAGGTCTCCATGTATTAATAATAGAGTTACCAAAGATATACTGAGCTCCATCCTGACTGATAGTATAAACCGGTAGATAGTTATAATTACCAATGCCTTCCTGCTGACCTGTTACACCATAACTTGCACGTAACTTCAAATTAGAGAGTGCATCAATACCAGATAAAAATCCTTCTTCCGAAAGTCTCCAGGCGAGTGCCACAGAAGGAAATGTTCCCCAGCGATTATCTTCACTAAATCGCGAAGTACCATCCTGACGAACGGTTGCTGTTACCATATACTTCGATTTGAAGCTGTAATTCAATCTACCGTAATACGATAGCAAGGCATGTCGTTGATCGAATGGTGCAACTGAACTTTGTACCTCTCCTTCTACATTTACCTGATTATAGGCTGGAGTTGTACTTTTCCAAAATTGATAATCGTATCCTATAGTAACATCCACATTGCTATTTATCTCAGCCAAATCTTTTTTATAGTTCAGGTAAGTGGTTAACAAACGGTTTTCATTTTTCTGAGGACCATATGTATAGTTTCTGCCTCCTGTCAAATAATACTGGGCTGCCTCAACAGGTACTTGAATCGTTCCTTCTCCCTGGGCATAATCATATCCCAATGTAGCATGAAAACGAAGATCTGGTAAAAAATGGAATTTATAATCCATATCCAGATTACTTATTACCCTGTTCACCGTACTGGTTGATGAATACTGATTCAACAGTCCAACAGGGTTAAGAACAGCTCCGGTAACTGGCATTCCATCACCATCAATTGCCTCAGTATATCCACCATATTCAGATAAACCGGAATAGACTGGTATGGTAGGATTCATTGTTGATCCACCCCAAATGGCACCTGTATTGGCAAAAGTATTTTGATTGGTAGCTCCTTTTATTCCAACATTAAATTTTAAATGATCATCAAGAAAAGTTGGAGAAACATTTAAACTACCTGTTAGTCTTTGAGCATTATCAGTTATTAAAATACCATCCTGATTGTAATAACCTCCTGAGAATCGAACAGGCATATCCCATAATGTTCCTGACACACTAAAATTATTATCTGTTCCAAAAGCCAACTTAAAAATTTCATCATTCCAATTAGTACTACTTGATCCCAACAGAGCTTTTTGGGCCTCACTTCCCTGTGATTCAACCACAGCTCGAAAATCACTCTCCGAAAGCATTTCAGGTAATTTTGTTCTAACCTGAAGTAAGTTGGTTGAGTTTACATTAACTCTGAATTTGTCTTTTGAACCTTTTTTAGTCGTGATGATGATTACACCGTTTGAAGCGCGCGAACCATAAATAGCCGTCGATGATGCATCTTTTAAGACTGTCATGCTCTCTATATCATTAGGGTTGATCAGACTTAAAAAATTATTACTGTTACCACTGATGCCACCGGCTTCAAGAGGAACACCATCCAATACA contains:
- a CDS encoding RagB/SusD family nutrient uptake outer membrane protein gives rise to the protein MKKIIYISTVFVIFILSACSDDLNQYPHVRETSQSVFSKPENYVSALAKCYASYVTAGQERGGGDADLSSNNGYDYMRCYFNVQEAGTDEIGSTWIEGDNIGNLTYLTWDANDPWVADMYYRCYYTISLCNEFLKNATDEKISGFTDTEQTEIKVYREEARFLRALAYYHAMDLFHDVAFANESHIGSSSLPERIESADLFNFLTTELKDCSEKMNDVDNCDYGRAPRAAAWMLLARLYLNAEVYEAGAKHDSCMIYTQKVMDEGYSLASDYSSLFNADNDKRVGRGNEIIYPLVVDGVNVVSWGATTYLVCGQADQDYGYDPLEVGCGSAWGMFRVRGEIPALFDMDNDDRAMFYVGDQSQYMDNGVDDRTGGYFVRKWSNLTDEGEVASNTVSDGVNTDFPMFRLADAYLMYAESAARTGTNMATAVSLVNELRTNRNAAQVSESELIATTDGIPYKFFMDERGRELYWECVRRTDLIRFNSFTGDKYIWQWKGGVKDGKSVDSKFDVYPIPAAEISANPNLYNAEY
- a CDS encoding SusC/RagA family TonB-linked outer membrane protein, with product MNSLIKRLTSAILLLSFGVTLWAQQTQVSGTVTDAKTNEPIPGVTVYVKGTQRGSITLPDGSYAIMVYSGEVLVFSFIGYQQQEVAIGPDANYNIFLQQDYINVDEVIVVGYGETKKGDLTGAVSNVSSKDFNPGVVTSPAQLINGKVSGVQIVSGSGSPTSGSSFRIRGGASLNASNDPLIVLDGVPLEAGGISGNSNNFLSLINPNDIESMTVLKDASSTAIYGSRASNGVIIITTKKGSKDKFRVNVNSTNLLQVRTKLPEMLSESDFRAVVESQGSEAQKALLGSSSTNWNDEIFKLAFGTDNNFSVSGTLWDMPVRFSGGYYNQDGILITDNAQRLTGSLNVSPTFLDDHLKFNVGIKGATNQNTFANTGAIWGGSTMNPTIPVYSGLSEYGGYTEAIDGDGMPVTGAVLNPVGLLNQYSSTSTVNRVISNLDMDYKFHFLPDLRFHATLGYDYAQGEGTIQVPVEAAQYYLTGGRNYTYGPQKNENRLLTTYLNYKKDLAEINSNVDVTIGYDYQFWKSTTPAYNQVNVEGEVQSSVAPFDQRHALLSYYGRLNYSFKSKYMVTATVRQDGTSRFSEDNRWGTFPSVALAWRLSEEGFLSGIDALSNLKLRASYGVTGQQEGIGNYNYLPVYTISQDGAQYIFGNSIINTWRPEAYVSNLKWETTKSFNYGIDFGFINNRLSGSVEYYTRVTEDLLATVPSPAGTNFDKQILTNVGNVDSEGLELTINATPIDNQDWTWNLSFNATWQQQTIKNLSLNPEAGVNHTPVGPTIDSYYFQTFTEGYSPYMFYVYHQLYDESGKPIEGAYADLNDDGEINSDDLYHYHNPMPDYIMGFSTSVRYKNWSLNTSIRSYLNNYVYNGMSMNTGAFGTMSYNAFQLNNLHQSYLETGFQSRQYLSDYYIENASFLRMDNLSLNYNFGRVYDLFNLNLTALVQNVFTITNYSGVDPEISNGVDVSFYPRPRIFSLSIGVDF